One window of the bacterium genome contains the following:
- a CDS encoding PD-(D/E)XK nuclease family protein — MTLVPRLCYCGNFPELQSRFIAEVSAQRRANPLAPLRVIVRGHLAGLALKRELAWRGCNYANVQFRTMADVAGELAGQAVAARGLRSLNDVTRDAVMARALELCAPLDYFDRICAREGFRRAAWKTLDGLRSAGMTHAMLREMRDRLTHPLLATLRRKVSDLTAIWQSLEQCMAAHGFIDSAALLELATETAKEEPDAAPLIFYGLTELSELEKRFAAALLKGRAATAYLPYAEGHSCTWVKPLREAFGAWGFEELALDPLPATKTLLVRVQRGLFEEITPGSDVPADEDGSLLVVSAPSREREAEEAVRSVLYSPLADSMPARRTAVLLRESDPYTTLLRSSFAQAGIQGYFHRCRTLGDTPTGRALNRLAALLDGRFRRAVVMEFLLSSPVKWPQDLENALDVIPTAEWNQFSLLAGIVSGRNAWPERLGKLRNRFVLELDHGGEDDEDTQRFRAQRLGSLEAMIRFVKRLWQSLAAVEQCRTWRQAVAALWAALRDVCDMGDDSGALLECLMELAELDDLQAPFTPEALRLRAMSVLSQSARRSDRFQVHEPTVAPMDAATGILFDEVLIPGMVEKEIPKPVSADPLLLDDERKTLQELFASKWGVTIPTHAHEHERERFLFHTALMSARRRAVLFYPRRDEATSRDRLPSTYLLKVIEAATAHAADYAALESFIATTPYGRRIAVSRLRGSDPQRAATVFQYHEARLGEALQARTSDALTYLMADHPFFARGVEADVQRHVIRDFTRFDGMMGDPALQKRFGNWFSAEWPALRARHLEEYARCPFNYFVNRALDVWPVEEPPEVQRITALERTILLREILEDFYRAEKEAGRLPLNGECLTRLRRVADNRFARYERDSSTGVHLLWQIDRDRMHRALTDFVSGEIAEPTAFVPDQFARAFTVHMDGSTPMSFSGILDRIDVAPDGTARVVQYKTGKPQRSKGSSLFAGRMMHLPVIRLAAEMLLGGKVESAADCYVAAGRKVVRTEYTGSDWQSGREDFLRAAATIRILIVQGAFFPFPEKSKCALCRARGACGSGRSTAKWGYDLEQTRGFRSLAEVK; from the coding sequence ATGACCCTTGTTCCCCGTCTTTGCTATTGCGGCAATTTTCCTGAACTCCAGAGCAGATTCATCGCGGAGGTCAGCGCGCAGCGCCGGGCCAATCCCCTCGCGCCGCTGCGGGTGATTGTGCGCGGCCATCTGGCGGGGCTGGCGCTGAAGCGGGAGCTGGCGTGGCGGGGATGCAACTATGCCAACGTGCAATTCCGCACCATGGCGGACGTGGCCGGAGAATTGGCGGGGCAGGCGGTCGCGGCGCGGGGGTTGCGGTCACTGAACGATGTGACGCGTGATGCCGTGATGGCGCGGGCACTTGAGCTTTGCGCGCCGCTGGATTACTTCGACAGGATCTGCGCACGCGAAGGCTTCCGCCGCGCCGCGTGGAAGACGCTGGACGGCCTGCGCAGCGCGGGGATGACACACGCGATGCTGCGCGAGATGCGGGACCGGCTCACGCATCCGCTGCTGGCCACACTGCGCCGGAAGGTTTCCGATCTGACGGCAATTTGGCAAAGCCTGGAGCAGTGCATGGCTGCGCACGGCTTCATCGATTCCGCGGCGCTGCTGGAACTGGCCACGGAGACCGCGAAGGAGGAGCCCGATGCCGCGCCACTGATCTTTTACGGACTGACGGAACTGAGCGAACTGGAAAAGCGTTTTGCCGCCGCGCTGCTGAAGGGGCGGGCGGCCACGGCGTATCTGCCCTATGCGGAAGGGCACTCCTGCACGTGGGTGAAGCCGCTGCGGGAGGCCTTTGGCGCCTGGGGATTTGAAGAACTGGCGCTGGATCCGCTGCCCGCGACGAAGACGCTGCTTGTGCGAGTACAGCGCGGACTCTTTGAGGAGATCACGCCGGGGTCGGATGTTCCTGCCGACGAAGATGGGAGTCTGCTGGTGGTATCCGCACCGAGCCGCGAGCGTGAGGCCGAAGAAGCGGTGCGCAGCGTATTGTACTCGCCGCTGGCGGATTCCATGCCTGCACGGCGCACGGCGGTGCTGCTGCGGGAGAGCGATCCTTATACGACGCTGCTCCGCAGCAGCTTTGCACAGGCGGGGATTCAGGGGTATTTTCACCGCTGCCGGACGCTGGGGGATACTCCCACAGGCCGGGCGCTGAACCGGCTGGCCGCGCTGCTGGACGGTCGATTCCGCCGGGCGGTGGTGATGGAGTTTCTGCTGTCTTCGCCGGTGAAATGGCCGCAGGATTTGGAAAACGCGTTGGACGTGATCCCCACGGCGGAATGGAATCAGTTCAGTTTGCTGGCGGGGATTGTGAGTGGCCGCAACGCATGGCCGGAGCGGCTGGGGAAGCTGCGCAACCGGTTTGTGCTGGAACTGGACCATGGCGGCGAGGATGATGAGGATACGCAGCGTTTCCGCGCGCAGCGTCTTGGCTCATTGGAGGCCATGATCCGCTTCGTGAAGCGGCTGTGGCAATCCCTTGCTGCGGTAGAGCAGTGTCGCACATGGCGGCAAGCCGTTGCGGCGCTGTGGGCCGCACTCCGCGACGTCTGCGACATGGGCGATGACTCCGGCGCGCTGCTGGAATGCCTGATGGAACTGGCGGAGTTGGACGATTTGCAAGCCCCGTTCACTCCCGAAGCGCTGCGTTTAAGGGCGATGTCGGTGCTCTCGCAGAGCGCGCGGCGCAGCGACCGCTTTCAGGTGCATGAGCCGACGGTGGCGCCGATGGATGCCGCGACGGGAATTCTGTTCGATGAAGTGCTGATTCCCGGTATGGTGGAGAAAGAAATCCCGAAACCGGTGTCCGCCGATCCGTTGCTGTTGGACGATGAGCGCAAGACGCTGCAGGAGTTGTTCGCGTCGAAGTGGGGCGTGACGATTCCGACCCATGCGCACGAGCATGAGCGCGAGCGGTTCCTGTTTCACACGGCGTTGATGTCCGCGCGCCGGCGGGCGGTGCTGTTCTATCCGCGCCGCGACGAGGCGACCTCCCGCGACCGGCTGCCGTCCACCTATCTGCTGAAAGTGATCGAAGCCGCCACCGCCCATGCTGCTGACTACGCGGCGCTGGAGTCTTTCATTGCGACCACGCCCTATGGCCGGCGGATTGCCGTCAGCCGTTTGCGCGGCAGCGACCCGCAGCGCGCGGCGACCGTGTTTCAGTATCATGAAGCGCGGCTCGGCGAGGCGTTGCAGGCGCGCACGAGCGATGCGCTGACGTATCTGATGGCGGATCATCCGTTCTTTGCACGCGGTGTGGAGGCGGATGTGCAGCGGCACGTGATACGGGATTTCACCCGCTTCGACGGGATGATGGGCGACCCCGCCTTGCAGAAGCGGTTTGGGAACTGGTTCAGCGCCGAGTGGCCGGCGCTGCGTGCCAGACATCTTGAAGAGTATGCCCGCTGCCCGTTCAACTATTTTGTGAACCGCGCGCTGGATGTGTGGCCTGTGGAAGAGCCGCCGGAAGTGCAGCGCATCACGGCGCTGGAGCGCACGATTCTGTTGCGGGAAATTCTCGAAGACTTCTACCGCGCCGAAAAGGAGGCGGGACGGCTCCCATTGAATGGGGAGTGCCTGACGCGATTGCGACGGGTTGCGGATAACCGCTTTGCGCGCTACGAACGCGACAGCAGCACCGGCGTGCACCTGCTCTGGCAGATCGACCGCGACCGCATGCATCGTGCACTCACAGATTTTGTATCGGGAGAAATCGCCGAGCCCACCGCCTTTGTTCCCGACCAGTTTGCGCGGGCCTTTACCGTGCATATGGACGGCAGTACTCCCATGTCCTTTTCCGGAATCCTGGACCGGATCGACGTGGCCCCGGACGGCACGGCCCGCGTGGTGCAATACAAGACCGGCAAGCCGCAGCGCAGCAAAGGGAGTTCGCTGTTTGCGGGACGGATGATGCACTTGCCGGTGATCCGTCTTGCCGCGGAGATGCTGCTTGGCGGAAAGGTGGAGAGCGCGGCGGACTGCTATGTGGCCGCAGGCAGAAAAGTTGTGCGGACGGAATACACGGGCTCCGACTGGCAGAGCGGGCGGGAGGACTTTTTGCGCGCTGCGGCAACCATTCGGATCCTGATTGTGCAGGGTGCGTTCTTTCCGTTTCCCGAGAAGAGCAAATGTGCTCTGTGCCGCGCACGGGGAGCCTGCGGATCAGGGAGGTCGACAGCCAAGTGGGGCTATGATCTTGAGCAGACGCGCGGTTTTCGATCACTGGCGGAGGTGAAATGA
- a CDS encoding T9SS type A sorting domain-containing protein: MKRAKTVVVVAALLLLSVCSFATENAFMGFDVGTQKMYAVVIGDSPFHARVSYTQSDPNGYVGNTNTYVPEPVELWSEAELSPTDPSRFTDLPDNTVNVITAYIDIYNNSDQFMYRMSVSDTLLANVEGGNGYYTYQDAGCTPVLPDTIRRNTAFCAWICHGSYTIPIFCEDPTYNPDLLEVTVTNGCDPAESHCNDPNCPRVDWSQFRWFKRVFANCHLFLTLTYCNANPGCVCIWRSDFFLPVNMTGFGAVAGDGSVTLNWGTASETGTNRFIVTRADSREGVYRTMYSVGAAGNSTTRQSYTWTDTDVENGRTYFYKLHVTDAQGNHVYNVDGQTVVASATPNTGLNGAVPTEYSVKNYPNPFNSRTTFAFSIPNADRVTLKVYDLLGREVATVVDRVMPAANYTMNWSADGLATGVYMYTLKSGQFSYTNKLLYIK; this comes from the coding sequence ATGAAAAGAGCTAAGACAGTTGTTGTAGTTGCGGCACTATTGCTGCTTTCCGTCTGTAGCTTCGCGACAGAAAATGCGTTCATGGGCTTCGACGTCGGAACCCAGAAAATGTATGCCGTGGTGATCGGCGATTCGCCGTTCCACGCCCGTGTATCCTATACCCAGTCGGATCCGAATGGGTATGTGGGAAACACCAACACCTACGTTCCTGAGCCGGTAGAACTGTGGAGTGAGGCTGAGTTGAGCCCCACCGATCCCAGCCGTTTTACCGATTTGCCGGATAACACGGTAAACGTCATTACCGCGTACATCGACATTTACAACAACAGCGATCAGTTCATGTACCGCATGTCCGTCAGCGACACGCTGCTGGCGAACGTCGAAGGCGGGAACGGTTATTACACGTATCAGGATGCGGGCTGCACCCCGGTGCTTCCCGACACGATCCGCCGCAACACCGCGTTCTGCGCGTGGATTTGCCACGGCTCGTACACGATTCCCATTTTCTGCGAAGATCCCACTTACAATCCCGATCTGCTGGAAGTCACCGTGACCAACGGTTGCGATCCTGCCGAATCGCATTGCAACGATCCCAATTGTCCGCGCGTGGATTGGAGCCAGTTCCGCTGGTTCAAGCGCGTGTTCGCCAACTGCCATCTGTTCCTGACGCTGACCTATTGCAACGCCAACCCGGGTTGTGTGTGCATCTGGCGTTCGGACTTTTTCCTGCCCGTCAACATGACCGGCTTCGGAGCCGTTGCGGGTGACGGCAGCGTAACTCTGAACTGGGGCACGGCGTCGGAGACCGGCACCAACCGTTTCATCGTGACGCGCGCGGACAGCCGCGAAGGCGTCTATCGCACGATGTACAGTGTGGGCGCCGCCGGCAACAGCACGACCCGTCAGAGCTACACGTGGACCGACACCGACGTGGAGAACGGCCGCACGTATTTCTACAAGCTGCACGTCACCGACGCGCAGGGCAATCACGTCTATAACGTAGACGGCCAGACGGTGGTCGCGTCCGCGACGCCCAACACCGGCCTGAACGGCGCGGTGCCGACCGAATACAGCGTGAAGAACTACCCGAATCCGTTCAACAGCCGCACGACCTTTGCGTTCTCGATCCCCAATGCGGACCGCGTCACGCTGAAGGTGTACGACCTGCTGGGCCGCGAAGTGGCGACGGTCGTGGACCGCGTCATGCCCGCCGCAAATTACACGATGAACTGGTCGGCGGACGGACTTGCCACCGGCGTGTACATGTACACGTTGAAGAGCGGTCAGTTCAGCTACACCAACAAGTTGCTCTACATTAAGTGA
- a CDS encoding flagellar motor protein MotB, with protein sequence MAGEHHDEAPVIRIVKKISHGGHHGGAWKVAYADFVTAMMALFIVLWILGQSEETKQGIAGYFRDPSGVGGFGAGALGKQSRMTMSSQTTNHGADATVLDMKGDPLQQLEKEADKLKEMIEQQPDLKALSGQISVEVTPEGVRVEINESEKAALFESGSAKLSSKLTQALSVLGAEYRKVSSMVVIEGHTDSAPYAPGSTMTNWELSTQRAMEARRALMDGGLPEQQVYMIRGFADRRPRFDNASDPRNRRISMLLLSPEGLRIASGQTHVVAPVAGGGAK encoded by the coding sequence ATGGCAGGTGAACACCACGACGAAGCTCCGGTCATCCGGATTGTCAAAAAGATTTCCCACGGCGGACATCACGGCGGCGCGTGGAAAGTGGCTTATGCCGACTTTGTGACCGCCATGATGGCGCTATTCATCGTGCTTTGGATTCTCGGGCAATCCGAAGAGACCAAGCAGGGTATCGCGGGCTACTTCCGCGACCCCAGCGGCGTCGGCGGATTCGGCGCCGGTGCGCTCGGCAAGCAATCGCGCATGACCATGTCCAGCCAGACCACGAACCACGGCGCCGACGCCACCGTACTCGATATGAAAGGCGATCCGCTGCAGCAACTCGAAAAGGAAGCGGACAAGCTGAAAGAGATGATCGAGCAGCAACCCGATCTGAAGGCGCTCTCGGGACAAATCAGCGTCGAGGTCACTCCCGAAGGCGTGCGCGTAGAAATCAATGAGAGCGAGAAGGCGGCGCTCTTCGAGAGCGGCAGCGCCAAACTCTCGTCGAAGCTGACTCAGGCCCTCAGCGTGCTTGGCGCCGAATACCGCAAGGTGTCCAGCATGGTGGTCATCGAAGGCCACACCGATTCCGCGCCGTATGCGCCAGGCAGCACCATGACCAACTGGGAGCTTTCCACGCAACGGGCCATGGAAGCACGGCGCGCACTGATGGACGGCGGCTTGCCTGAGCAGCAGGTGTACATGATCCGCGGCTTTGCCGACCGCCGCCCGCGTTTCGACAACGCCAGTGATCCGCGCAATCGCCGGATCAGCATGTTGCTGCTCAGTCCCGAAGGCTTGCGCATCGCCTCGGGCCAGACCCACGTGGTGGCCCCGGTCGCCGGCGGAGGTGCAAAGTGA
- a CDS encoding HD domain-containing phosphohydrolase gives MKPGVRVLYLLRAEETHAPTHLLRAAESLHMLRAGRPADAPAREHKPQVICIHAPFDHEAQHALEAVSDLRLPVLGIGSGSMDGLTSQVSEVIPTEDLRSVLGLMASITEARESGGGCQAENAGHCQGSMVEDLVRLLEHMLCLRFADHKESSERVCDAALWIGNHLTLPPAELKDLLRASRLRDIGKLGLTHAIVFARRSERTPEEQAAYDRYPEMGARVLSELPSFRSVAEIVKYQLENFDGSGPAGLMAHQIPLGSRVLRVAAAFAGITLSGDNPQRAARDAITTLEQGRGSLFDPLLVKLVANFHQARKDVKPETATRWVRVTDLSEGMVIAEDVWSRTGMKILPSGTHITPHILRLIRQFPLDPSLESVQILK, from the coding sequence GTGAAGCCGGGTGTGCGCGTTCTCTATCTGCTACGGGCGGAAGAAACCCATGCGCCAACGCATCTGCTGCGCGCGGCGGAAAGTCTGCACATGCTGCGGGCGGGGCGGCCGGCGGATGCTCCCGCGCGCGAGCACAAACCGCAAGTGATCTGCATTCATGCGCCCTTCGATCATGAAGCGCAGCACGCGCTGGAAGCGGTCTCCGATCTGCGGCTGCCTGTCTTAGGTATCGGTAGCGGCAGCATGGACGGCCTCACCTCTCAGGTTTCCGAAGTAATCCCCACTGAGGATTTGCGCTCGGTGCTGGGGCTGATGGCCTCCATCACCGAGGCCAGAGAGTCCGGCGGTGGATGCCAGGCCGAGAATGCCGGACACTGCCAGGGCAGTATGGTAGAAGATCTGGTGCGGCTGCTCGAACACATGCTCTGCCTGCGCTTCGCCGACCACAAGGAAAGCTCCGAGCGCGTGTGCGACGCCGCACTCTGGATCGGCAATCATCTCACGCTGCCCCCCGCTGAACTTAAGGACTTGCTCCGCGCGTCACGGCTGAGGGACATCGGCAAGCTGGGTCTGACCCACGCCATCGTCTTCGCCCGCCGCAGCGAACGCACGCCCGAGGAACAGGCCGCCTATGACCGCTATCCGGAGATGGGCGCGCGGGTGCTCTCCGAACTGCCTTCCTTCCGGTCAGTGGCCGAAATTGTCAAGTATCAATTGGAGAATTTCGACGGCAGCGGTCCGGCGGGATTGATGGCCCATCAGATTCCGCTGGGATCCCGCGTGCTGCGTGTGGCCGCGGCTTTTGCGGGCATCACCCTCAGCGGCGATAATCCGCAGCGCGCCGCCCGCGACGCCATCACCACTCTCGAGCAGGGCCGCGGTTCGCTGTTCGATCCGCTGCTGGTCAAGCTCGTCGCCAATTTCCATCAGGCGCGCAAGGATGTCAAACCGGAGACGGCCACCCGTTGGGTCCGTGTAACCGACCTCTCCGAAGGCATGGTCATCGCCGAAGATGTGTGGAGCCGCACAGGAATGAAGATTCTCCCCTCCGGTACGCACATCACCCCGCACATCCTAAGACTCATCCGCCAGTTCCCCTTAGACCCCTCGCTGGAATCGGTGCAGATCCTGAAGTAG
- the motA gene encoding flagellar motor stator protein MotA has protein sequence MLAIIGILIVLAGVAGGFTMGGGKLLVLVQPSEFVTIGCASIGGLLISVPIKTLKTVLADTLGILKGAGSDKSIYVEVLQLLNDLFQIARKDGIIALEPHVNDPKESAVFKRFPHILENHSALPFICDTIKLFLAGSVPAHEIEMLMDAEIDTHHEEAAVSPATLSRLGDSLPGLGIVAAVLGIIITMGHMDGGAAVVGHHVASALVGTFLGVLLAYGFVNPLAANLETKNRADSRLLFVIKAGITAFAKGMAPSVSVEFARRAIFHSERPTFEEVEEMMRAAKKTA, from the coding sequence ATGTTAGCAATCATCGGAATCTTGATAGTCTTGGCGGGCGTGGCGGGTGGCTTCACGATGGGCGGCGGAAAGCTCCTCGTGTTGGTTCAACCGTCCGAGTTTGTCACCATCGGCTGCGCGTCGATTGGCGGCCTCCTCATTTCCGTACCGATCAAAACCCTGAAAACGGTGCTGGCCGATACCTTGGGCATCCTCAAGGGTGCGGGCTCGGACAAGTCGATTTACGTCGAAGTGTTGCAGCTTCTCAACGACCTGTTTCAGATTGCCCGCAAAGACGGTATCATTGCTCTGGAACCCCACGTCAATGACCCGAAAGAAAGTGCCGTGTTCAAGCGTTTTCCGCACATCCTTGAGAACCACTCGGCCCTGCCCTTCATCTGCGACACCATCAAGCTGTTCCTCGCCGGTTCGGTGCCTGCTCACGAAATCGAAATGCTGATGGACGCCGAAATCGACACGCATCACGAGGAAGCCGCGGTTTCCCCGGCGACCCTGTCCCGCCTCGGCGATTCACTGCCGGGCCTCGGAATCGTCGCCGCCGTGCTGGGTATCATTATCACGATGGGTCATATGGACGGCGGCGCAGCGGTGGTAGGCCATCACGTCGCTTCCGCCCTTGTAGGAACCTTCCTTGGCGTGCTGCTGGCGTACGGATTTGTCAATCCCCTCGCCGCCAACCTCGAAACCAAGAACCGCGCCGATTCGCGGCTGCTGTTTGTGATCAAAGCGGGAATTACCGCCTTCGCCAAAGGCATGGCGCCGTCGGTGTCGGTGGAATTTGCCCGCCGGGCCATTTTCCACAGCGAGCGGCCCACCTTCGAAGAAGTGGAAGAGATGATGCGCGCAGCCAAGAAGACGGCCTGA
- a CDS encoding T9SS type A sorting domain-containing protein, protein MKKTVLKTLAFLALAALLVPAAFAQCVSNVPSQIDVGHSYCIRVCEDAFAYPAILLYGNRDGIGAVPVLTLHAGCNAANTDCDVQCTAITPPAYPFVLGGDHFYPENYYGHSDCFDMYLYWVHDNVWALEIYTLCSGCFCLSFDGQLAVNLSTDLTATAGDNAVTLDWATASETSNDHFDVMRDGQLSARIEGLGNSTTGREYTWTDNSAVNGVMYQYQLVSVDANGNSRIEGRVAATPTASSPAQVTEYALLQNYPNPFNPTTSITFDVLEANHVTLKVFNPMGQCVATLVNANTAAGRHSVSFNGQNLTSGLYFYSITIGDRFSATRKMLLVK, encoded by the coding sequence ATGAAGAAAACTGTACTCAAGACTCTGGCCTTTCTGGCCCTTGCGGCCTTGCTTGTCCCGGCGGCGTTCGCCCAGTGCGTGTCCAACGTACCGTCGCAGATCGATGTGGGCCACAGCTACTGCATCCGCGTTTGCGAAGACGCGTTTGCCTACCCGGCGATTCTGCTTTACGGCAACCGCGATGGGATCGGCGCCGTTCCGGTGCTGACGCTTCATGCCGGCTGCAATGCGGCGAACACGGACTGCGACGTGCAATGCACGGCGATCACGCCGCCTGCCTATCCGTTCGTACTCGGCGGCGACCATTTTTACCCCGAGAACTACTACGGTCATTCCGACTGCTTTGACATGTACCTTTACTGGGTGCATGACAATGTCTGGGCACTGGAGATTTACACCCTGTGCTCCGGCTGCTTCTGCCTGAGTTTCGATGGCCAGCTCGCCGTCAATCTCAGCACCGATCTGACCGCGACGGCCGGCGACAATGCCGTGACGCTCGACTGGGCGACGGCTTCGGAAACCAGCAACGATCATTTCGATGTCATGCGTGACGGCCAGTTGTCCGCGCGTATCGAGGGGCTTGGCAACAGCACCACGGGCCGCGAGTACACCTGGACAGATAACAGCGCTGTGAACGGCGTAATGTATCAGTACCAGCTCGTCTCGGTGGATGCCAACGGCAACAGCCGGATTGAAGGCCGCGTGGCGGCCACGCCGACCGCATCCTCCCCGGCGCAGGTGACGGAATATGCCTTGCTGCAGAACTATCCGAATCCCTTCAACCCGACTACCAGCATCACCTTCGATGTCCTCGAAGCGAACCACGTGACTCTGAAGGTCTTCAACCCGATGGGCCAGTGCGTGGCCACGCTGGTCAACGCGAACACCGCTGCCGGACGCCACTCGGTGTCCTTCAACGGCCAGAATCTGACATCCGGTCTGTACTTCTACAGCATCACCATCGGTGACCGCTTCAGCGCGACCCGCAAGATGCTGCTGGTGAAGTAG